The following are encoded in a window of Phragmites australis chromosome 22, lpPhrAust1.1, whole genome shotgun sequence genomic DNA:
- the LOC133905533 gene encoding protein GL2-INTERACTING REPRESSOR 1-like yields the protein MSRGNGSGSGGGVRSARLELQLNLSPPAPAGMEVDGHDDSDSSSPISCVSSDGRSSSGSGSSPAGKSPMVIGACTRCLMYCMVAKKDYPTCINCKQPCLVDLLHGEAGGSVDDDKKRGKRK from the coding sequence ATGAGCCGGGGcaacggcagcggcagcggcggcggcgtgagGAGCGCGAGGCTAGAGCTGCAGCTGAACCTGTCCCCGCCGGCCCCCGCTGGGATGGAGGTGGACGGACACGACGACAGCGACTCGTCCTCCCCCATCTCGTGCGTGTCCTCGGACGGCCGGAGCTcgagcggcagcggcagcagtcCGGCCGGCAAGTCGCCGATGGTGATCGGCGCCTGCACGCGGTGCCTGATGTACTGCATGGTGGCCAAGAAGGACTACCCCACCTGCATCAACTGCAAGCAGCCCTGCCTCGTGGACCTCCTCCACGGCGAGGCCGGCGGCAGCGTCGACGACGACAAGAAGCGCGGCAAGCGCAAGtga
- the LOC133905250 gene encoding transcription repressor OFP13-like: MGRKGLAAIFYRLVDSSPADAGPASPPWPWPSCGNNPQTTSFRADEEPCCTTARGAGPAAKLRGAAAGEIYKTVNSVYFDSADDFSLGDVEEDVLDHVDSFSTTTASEEWSEAVIRSLGRTSTDRFFFDPGPASNSILAASTPPPAEAKAEAPDPDDGQVMRQPCTSTSSLAEGSVAVAVDSADPYGDFRASMEEMVAAHGLRDWAALEELLAWYLRINGKHNHPLIVGAFVDLLLGLASSPPSTAATTTSSSSSSCTTTTSTSTTTTSVGGVTAAASITAATVATEQCGARTEASCSSSSSSCAAPDVHDAVEEKASDDHISETGRAAC, encoded by the coding sequence ATGGGCAGGAAAGGCCTCGCCGCCATCTTCTACAGGCTCGTCGACTCCTCCCCCGCGGACGCCGGCCCGGCCTCCccgccgtggccgtggccgtcCTGCGGGAACAACCCCCAGACCACCTCCTTCCGCGCCGACGAGGAGCCCTGCTGCACGACGGCCCGCGGTGCGGGTCCTGCAGCGAAGCTCCGcggggcggcggccggcgaaaTATACAAGACGGTCAACTCGGTCTACTTCGACTCCGCCGACGACTTCTCCCTCGGCGACGTCGAGGAGGACGTGCTCGACCACGTCGACAGCTTCTCGACGACGACCGCGTCCGAGGAGTGGTCGGAGGCGGTGATCCGCAGCCTCGGCCGGACGTCCACCGACCGCTTCTTCTTCGACCCTGGGCCGGCGTCCAACTCCATCCTGGCCGCGAGCACGCCCCCACCGGCGGAGGCGAAGGCAGAAGCGCCCGACCCCGACGACGGCCAAGTCATGAGGCAGCCGTGCACGTCCACGTCGTCGCTAGCGGAGGGGAGCGTGGCGGTGGCAGTGGACTCGGCGGACCCGTACGGGGACTTCCGTGCGTCCATGGAGGAGATGGTGGCGGCGCACGGGCTCCGCGACTGGGCGGCGCTGGAGGAGCTCCTGGCGTGGTACCTCCGTATCAACGGCAAGCACAACCACCCCCTCATCGTTGGCGCCTTCGTCGACCTGCTCCTCGGCCTCgcgtcgtcgccgccgtccACCGCCGCAACCACGACTAGCAGTAGCAGTAGCAGCTGTACCACCACCACTAGCACGAGCACTACCACCACCAGTGTCGGTGGTGTTACTGCAGCTGCTTCCATTACAGCCGCAACCGTCGCGACAGAGCAATGTGGCGCAAGAACCgaagcttcttgctcctcctcctcgtcgtcgtgcGCTGCGCCTGACGTCCACGACGCAGTTGAGGAGAAGGCAAGTGATGATCACATTAGTGAGACTGGTAGAGCTGCATGCTGA
- the LOC133905204 gene encoding transcription repressor OFP8-like, translating to MSMSSSRARRGGSGGGGGRQLQFPVGRWRHVAVVDAGCGCRPRRATTRLLSQLPSFLRPSPKPTQPAPMRSSSRSSSGFFPSSASTASSSAATFTTTHSSYSNYSTYSSAYKKHQEPPSSKVTTSNAVSAAEGVGAKKRRGKKKNKRYDKMGAAAASEEEDVGVAVEKESSDPRADFRESMVQMVVEMGLCGWDDLRCMLRRLLALNAPRHHAAILAAFAEVCAQLTAPPPPPPPAYHAYDYDYHYHY from the coding sequence ATGTCCATGTCGTCGTCCAGAGCGCGGCGgggcgggagcggcggcggcggcggccggcagcTGCAGTTCCCCGTGGGACGGTGGCGCCACGTCGCGGTGGTCGACGCCGGGTGCGGGTGCCGCCCGCGCCGGGCGACCACGAGGCTGCTCAGCCAGCTGCCGTCCTTCCTCCGGCCCTCGCCCAAGCCGACGCAGCCGGCGCCCATGCGGAGCAGCTCCCGCTCCTCGTCCGGCTTCTTCccctcctctgcctccaccgcctcctcctccgccgccaccttcaCCACCACCCACTCCTCCTACTCCAACTACTCCACCTACTCCAGCGCCTACAAGAAACATCAGGAGCCGCCGTCGTCCAAAGTGACGACGTCCAACGCTGTTTcggcggcggagggggtggGGGCCAAGAAGAGGCGgggcaagaagaagaataagaggTACGACAAGatgggcgcggcggcggcctcggaggaggaggacgtcgggGTGGCAGTGGAGAAGGAGTCGTCGGACCCGCGCGCCGACTTCCGGGAGAGCATGGTGCAGATGGTGGTCGAGATGGGGCTCTGCGGCTGGGACGATCTCCGCTGCAtgctccgccgccttctcgcgctCAACGCGCCGCGCCACCACGCCGCCATCCTCGCCGCCTTCGCCGAGGTCTGCGCGCAGCTCACCgcgccaccacctccgccgccgccggcgtacCACGCCTACGACTACGACTACCACTACCACTACTGA